A window of the Halobacterium hubeiense genome harbors these coding sequences:
- a CDS encoding 4Fe-4S dicluster domain-containing protein: MAIDPQFTENREQVDTHKGHDVWGPVEEPEKLGIHGTHVAVDFDICLADGACLEDCPVDVFEWVETPGHPESEKKADPANETQCIDCMLCVDVCPVDAIDVDASR; the protein is encoded by the coding sequence ATGGCAATCGACCCGCAGTTCACGGAGAACCGCGAGCAGGTGGACACGCACAAGGGCCACGACGTCTGGGGCCCCGTCGAGGAACCCGAGAAGCTCGGGATTCACGGCACGCACGTCGCCGTCGACTTCGACATCTGTCTGGCGGACGGCGCGTGCCTCGAAGACTGCCCCGTGGACGTCTTCGAGTGGGTGGAGACGCCCGGCCACCCGGAGTCCGAGAAGAAGGCCGACCCCGCCAACGAGACCCAGTGCATCGACTGCATGCTCTGCGTGGACGTCTGTCCGGTGGACGCGATAGACGTGGACGCGAGCCGATAA
- a CDS encoding NAD(P)H-binding protein: MRVLVTGATGFVGGHLVPELVAAGHDVRALVRDPQRYDAPEGVEVVTGDLLDEASLAGVFDGVDAAYYLVHSMGSGGDFAERDRRAARNFAAGADAAGVSRVVYLGGLGETGDDLSPHLASRREVEAVLADAAFDLTTLRAAVIVGAGSAGFEMVYQLVDKLPVMVTPQWVRTPCQPIAVRDVVAYLVGVLDHPETAGETYEVGGPQVLSYETMLERTAELAGKRLLVLPIPVLSPRLSTYWVDLVTDVPKSVAHPLIHGLKNPVVVTDHGIRDVLPVELTPFEDAAKRALREYGEAVDG; encoded by the coding sequence ATGCGCGTGCTCGTCACGGGTGCTACCGGCTTCGTCGGCGGGCACCTCGTTCCCGAACTCGTCGCCGCCGGCCACGACGTCCGGGCGCTCGTCCGCGACCCTCAGCGCTACGACGCGCCCGAGGGCGTCGAGGTGGTCACTGGCGACCTGCTCGACGAAGCCTCGCTGGCCGGCGTCTTCGACGGCGTCGACGCCGCCTACTACCTCGTGCACTCGATGGGGTCGGGCGGTGACTTCGCCGAGCGCGACCGCCGCGCCGCCCGGAACTTCGCGGCGGGCGCGGACGCTGCCGGCGTCTCCCGGGTGGTCTACCTCGGCGGCCTCGGGGAGACCGGCGACGACCTCTCCCCGCACCTCGCCTCCCGCCGCGAGGTCGAGGCCGTGCTCGCGGACGCCGCCTTCGACCTTACGACCCTGCGCGCCGCCGTCATCGTCGGCGCCGGCAGCGCGGGCTTCGAGATGGTCTATCAGCTCGTCGACAAGCTCCCCGTGATGGTGACTCCGCAGTGGGTGCGCACGCCCTGCCAGCCCATCGCCGTCCGGGACGTCGTCGCCTACCTTGTCGGCGTCCTCGACCACCCCGAGACCGCCGGCGAGACCTACGAGGTCGGCGGGCCGCAGGTGCTGTCCTACGAGACGATGCTCGAACGCACCGCCGAACTCGCGGGCAAGCGCCTGCTCGTCCTCCCGATTCCCGTGCTCTCGCCGCGGCTCTCGACGTACTGGGTGGACCTCGTGACCGACGTGCCGAAGTCCGTCGCCCACCCCCTGATTCACGGCCTGAAAAACCCCGTCGTCGTCACCGACCACGGCATCAGGGACGTGCTCCCCGTCGAACTGACGCCGTTCGAGGACGCCGCCAAGCGCGCGCTCCGCGAGTACGGGGAGGCCGTCGATGGGTGA
- a CDS encoding cupin domain-containing protein, whose translation MRKVRLDDLDSRMGPADHNVPLTDALGVADAALNYYELDAGDSFSYGLHSHQNQEEIFHVLDGTVTFETLDVQQAADPDEEPASTEEVEVSAGELVRFGPGEFQRGVNRGDERVRALAVGAPQDAGDTEILRECEDCGETTTQEIELADDHSEIHAVCEACGAVTGRFD comes from the coding sequence ATGCGGAAAGTCCGCCTCGACGACCTCGACTCCCGGATGGGGCCCGCCGACCACAACGTCCCGCTGACGGACGCGCTCGGCGTCGCCGACGCCGCGCTCAACTACTACGAACTGGACGCCGGCGACAGCTTCTCCTACGGCCTCCACAGCCACCAGAACCAGGAGGAGATATTCCACGTGCTCGACGGGACGGTCACCTTCGAGACGCTGGACGTCCAGCAGGCCGCCGACCCCGACGAGGAGCCCGCCAGCACCGAGGAAGTCGAAGTGAGCGCGGGCGAGCTCGTGCGCTTCGGGCCGGGCGAGTTCCAGCGCGGCGTCAACCGCGGCGACGAGCGCGTGCGCGCGCTCGCAGTCGGCGCGCCCCAGGACGCCGGCGACACCGAGATTCTCCGCGAGTGCGAGGACTGCGGCGAGACGACCACCCAGGAAATCGAGCTCGCGGACGACCACAGCGAGATTCACGCCGTCTGCGAGGCCTGCGGCGCGGTCACCGGGCGCTTCGACTGA
- a CDS encoding YkgJ family cysteine cluster protein, translating to MEVDCENCAGCCVDWRPLADVPDHERRGPQRPLDDTYNLVPLTREDVRAFLDAGLADALTPRLWAARDGPSVEIDGREVAAIAGKPAFFVGVRKLPKPVAPFDADASWLPACAFLDPETLQCRIHDTDAYPEECAEYPGHNLALDVDAECERVERHVGGDRLLDDEPPEEQSSLLFGPQAVGEKVFAYPDPADLEAGFFDRLVAGDLTPADRARFVAVAAASAPGTTAVEPNKRERAYETAVNAESWVGAAAREWRERAARDDPDPELGDPVEEARGAPSTPGWDALDS from the coding sequence ATGGAGGTCGACTGCGAGAACTGCGCCGGCTGCTGCGTGGACTGGCGCCCGCTCGCGGACGTCCCCGACCACGAGCGCCGCGGCCCCCAGCGCCCGCTGGACGACACATACAACCTCGTGCCGCTCACCCGCGAGGACGTACGCGCGTTCCTCGACGCGGGCCTCGCGGACGCGCTCACGCCCCGGCTCTGGGCAGCCCGGGACGGCCCGAGCGTCGAAATCGACGGCCGCGAGGTCGCCGCCATCGCCGGGAAGCCCGCGTTCTTCGTCGGCGTCCGGAAGCTCCCGAAGCCGGTCGCGCCCTTCGACGCCGACGCGTCGTGGCTCCCCGCGTGCGCGTTCCTCGACCCCGAGACCCTGCAGTGTCGCATCCACGACACCGACGCCTACCCCGAGGAGTGCGCGGAGTACCCCGGCCACAACCTCGCGCTCGACGTGGACGCGGAGTGCGAGCGCGTCGAGCGCCACGTCGGCGGCGACCGCCTGCTCGACGACGAACCCCCCGAGGAGCAGTCCTCGCTACTGTTCGGCCCGCAGGCGGTCGGCGAGAAGGTGTTCGCGTACCCCGACCCCGCGGACCTCGAAGCCGGCTTTTTCGATAGGTTGGTCGCCGGCGACCTCACTCCGGCGGACCGCGCGCGCTTCGTCGCCGTCGCCGCCGCGAGTGCGCCCGGCACCACCGCCGTCGAGCCGAACAAGCGCGAGCGGGCCTACGAGACCGCCGTGAACGCCGAGTCGTGGGTGGGTGCCGCCGCCCGCGAGTGGCGCGAGCGCGCGGCCCGCGACGACCCCGACCCGGAACTCGGCGACCCCGTCGAGGAAGCGCGGGGCGCACCTTCGACCCCCGGCTGGGACGCCCTCGACAGTTAA
- a CDS encoding helix-turn-helix transcriptional regulator, which produces MENSLREHRERHDISQRELAERVGVTRQTINAVEGDRYDPSVELVFKLAAFFEVSVEALFDPEIDLDATVSDLD; this is translated from the coding sequence GTGGAGAACTCGCTACGCGAGCACCGCGAGCGCCACGACATCAGCCAGCGCGAGCTCGCCGAGCGCGTCGGAGTGACCCGTCAGACCATCAACGCCGTCGAGGGCGACCGCTACGACCCCTCCGTCGAACTCGTGTTCAAGCTCGCGGCGTTCTTCGAGGTCTCGGTCGAGGCGCTGTTCGACCCCGAAATCGACCTCGACGCGACCGTCTCCGACCTCGACTAA
- a CDS encoding DUF2178 domain-containing protein — MNAFADPRNVRRTVGVLAAVAGLALAAFTVLNQPLVGVGVYAVAMVGVVAVQFRADTTVFDERDEAIAEEAAQLTLTVFGWASAVVFPALTLAWGLGHFEWGPGARAIAFGVAALYLTYAGLLFAVRRRR; from the coding sequence GTGAACGCCTTTGCCGACCCGCGGAACGTCCGCCGGACCGTCGGCGTCCTGGCCGCCGTCGCCGGCCTCGCGCTCGCCGCGTTCACCGTGCTGAATCAGCCGCTCGTCGGCGTCGGCGTCTACGCCGTCGCCATGGTCGGCGTCGTCGCCGTCCAGTTCCGCGCGGACACGACCGTCTTCGACGAGCGCGACGAAGCCATCGCCGAGGAAGCCGCCCAGCTCACGCTGACCGTCTTCGGCTGGGCGTCCGCCGTCGTGTTCCCCGCGCTCACCCTCGCGTGGGGGCTCGGCCACTTCGAGTGGGGGCCGGGCGCCCGCGCTATCGCGTTCGGCGTCGCGGCGCTGTACCTCACGTACGCGGGGCTGCTGTTCGCCGTCCGGCGGCGGAGGTGA
- a CDS encoding type 1 glutamine amidotransferase yields the protein MSRPRVALLNAAHDPTNTTRNFRRELDAELVEFHAADGDLPDSHDYDGVVVTGSRSSVYWDEDWIDPLVAHVADCHDAGVPVLGVCFGHQVVAAALGGRVDDMGEYEIGYRSVERVADDPLFDGIDETFTAFTTHSDAVVELPPGAQLLAENDYGVHAFRLGESVGVQFHPEYDTETAADVTARKDDLADERKQDVLDGITPENYAAACEAKRLFENFTQSLVQPKAAD from the coding sequence ATGAGTCGGCCACGCGTCGCGTTACTGAACGCGGCCCACGACCCCACGAACACGACGCGGAACTTCCGCCGCGAGCTCGACGCGGAGCTCGTGGAGTTCCACGCCGCCGACGGCGACCTCCCCGACAGCCACGACTACGACGGTGTGGTGGTCACGGGGTCGCGGTCGTCGGTGTACTGGGACGAGGACTGGATTGACCCGCTCGTGGCGCACGTCGCGGACTGCCACGACGCGGGCGTCCCCGTCCTCGGGGTCTGTTTCGGCCACCAGGTCGTCGCGGCGGCGCTGGGCGGGCGCGTCGACGACATGGGCGAGTACGAAATCGGCTACCGGAGCGTCGAGCGCGTCGCCGACGACCCGCTGTTCGACGGCATCGACGAGACGTTCACCGCGTTCACCACGCACTCGGACGCGGTCGTGGAACTGCCGCCGGGCGCGCAGCTGCTCGCGGAGAACGACTACGGCGTCCACGCGTTCCGGCTCGGCGAGTCGGTGGGCGTGCAGTTCCACCCCGAGTACGACACCGAGACCGCCGCGGACGTCACCGCGCGGAAGGACGACCTCGCCGACGAGCGCAAACAGGACGTGTTAGACGGCATCACGCCGGAGAACTACGCCGCGGCCTGCGAGGCGAAGCGGCTGTTCGAGAACTTCACGCAGTCGCTGGTCCAGCCGAAGGCCGCGGACTGA
- a CDS encoding PHP domain-containing protein — MVYADLHVHTQHSDGTLTLDEVPAAAREAGVSAVAVTDHDRIHPGFRAPVEERGGVEVVAGIELRVEAGDQRLDLLGYGVTPTDDLVAKTERIQRDRVARGRAIIENVESELGVTLDVEPREGLGRPHVARSVVAHPDTDYEVPDAVFADLIGNDGPCFVARDVPDFETGVELLTDACGVVGLAHPLRYPDPEAALARCDALDAVELHYPYDRPVGDDPADDGRALVEAAIDEHDLLATGGTDAHGRELGVEGLDEAAYADVRARL, encoded by the coding sequence ATGGTCTACGCGGACCTCCACGTCCACACCCAGCACTCCGACGGCACGCTCACGCTCGACGAGGTGCCCGCGGCCGCCCGCGAAGCCGGCGTCAGCGCCGTCGCGGTCACCGACCACGACCGCATCCACCCCGGCTTCCGCGCGCCCGTCGAGGAGCGCGGCGGCGTCGAGGTCGTCGCCGGCATCGAACTCCGCGTCGAGGCCGGCGACCAGCGCCTCGACCTCCTCGGCTACGGCGTCACCCCCACCGACGACCTCGTCGCCAAGACCGAGCGCATCCAGCGCGACCGCGTCGCCCGCGGCCGCGCCATCATCGAGAACGTCGAAAGCGAACTCGGCGTCACGCTCGACGTCGAACCCCGCGAGGGACTGGGCCGCCCGCACGTCGCCCGCAGCGTCGTCGCCCACCCCGACACCGACTACGAGGTGCCCGACGCGGTGTTCGCGGACCTCATCGGCAACGACGGCCCCTGCTTCGTCGCCCGCGACGTCCCCGACTTCGAGACGGGCGTCGAACTACTCACCGACGCCTGCGGCGTCGTCGGCCTCGCACACCCCCTTCGCTACCCCGACCCGGAGGCCGCGCTCGCGCGCTGTGACGCGCTCGACGCCGTCGAACTCCACTACCCCTACGACCGACCAGTCGGCGACGACCCCGCCGACGACGGCCGCGCGCTCGTCGAGGCCGCCATCGACGAGCACGACCTCCTCGCGACCGGCGGGACCGACGCCCACGGCCGCGAACTCGGCGTCGAGGGCCTCGACGAGGCCGCCTACGCCGACGTCCGCGCGCGACTCTGA
- a CDS encoding helicase C-terminal domain-containing protein, producing MNPERIVGEFPAPEFRGAQQQALQDVREAFEAGNDVVLVRAPTGSGKSLIARAIMGCARHVEDADPVDATGAYYTTPQVSQLDDVAEDDLLDDLKLIRGKSNYTCILPGEEDTPVDRAPCARERGYDCAVKHRCPYFSDRAIASSREFAAMTLAYFMRTAGSEVFRKRDVCVVDEAHGLAEWAEMYATIDLNEHTVPVWEDVRVPDVDGDPDGAVNFAEHLVRTCESAKDELLGQDELTPEEAGKRDRLQELISELNWFVEDYNDPESATTWVVDADDQSVTVKPMDPERYLKHTVWDRANKHALLSATILNKEAFCRSVGLDPSNVALVDVEHTFPLENRPLYDVTQGKMTYEERETTLPKVAETIVRVMAHHPDEKGIVHAHSYDIAEKLAGQLEDFGVGDRVRTHDSDTRDAELERWKDSDDPEVFVAVKMEEALDLKYDLGRWQVLCKAPFLNTNDSRVAARLADGQWAWYYRTALRTVIQGCGRVVRAPDDHGATYVADASILDLFDRARTDMPPWFRDQVDAMTTPDLPEPDPAAALAGITGEIDQVEPTYASESSSASSASSSARTSGRSNTSDDRDGGRSSGSGSPLADVWDAE from the coding sequence GTGAATCCCGAGCGCATCGTCGGGGAGTTCCCCGCCCCCGAGTTCCGCGGCGCCCAACAGCAGGCGCTGCAGGACGTTCGCGAGGCGTTCGAGGCGGGCAACGACGTGGTGCTGGTGCGCGCGCCCACCGGCAGCGGGAAGAGCCTCATCGCGCGCGCCATCATGGGCTGCGCGCGCCACGTCGAGGACGCCGACCCCGTGGACGCGACGGGCGCGTACTACACGACGCCGCAGGTCTCCCAACTGGACGACGTCGCCGAGGACGACCTGCTCGACGACCTGAAACTCATCCGCGGGAAGTCCAACTACACCTGCATCCTCCCCGGGGAGGAGGACACGCCCGTGGACCGCGCGCCCTGCGCCCGCGAGCGCGGCTACGACTGCGCGGTCAAGCACCGCTGCCCGTACTTCTCGGACCGCGCCATCGCCTCCTCCCGGGAGTTCGCCGCGATGACGCTGGCGTACTTCATGCGGACCGCCGGCTCGGAGGTGTTCCGCAAGCGCGACGTCTGCGTCGTCGACGAGGCCCACGGCCTCGCGGAGTGGGCGGAGATGTACGCCACCATCGACCTGAACGAGCACACCGTCCCCGTCTGGGAGGACGTCCGCGTGCCGGACGTGGACGGCGACCCGGACGGCGCCGTGAACTTCGCGGAGCACCTCGTGCGGACCTGCGAGAGCGCGAAAGACGAACTGCTCGGGCAGGACGAACTCACGCCCGAGGAAGCCGGGAAGCGCGACCGCTTGCAGGAACTCATCTCGGAGCTGAACTGGTTCGTGGAGGACTACAACGACCCCGAGTCGGCGACCACGTGGGTGGTAGATGCGGACGACCAGTCGGTGACGGTGAAGCCGATGGACCCCGAGCGCTACCTCAAGCACACCGTCTGGGACCGCGCGAACAAGCACGCGCTCCTGTCGGCGACCATCCTCAACAAGGAGGCGTTCTGCCGGAGCGTCGGCCTCGACCCCTCGAACGTCGCGCTCGTGGACGTCGAACACACGTTCCCCCTCGAAAACCGCCCGCTGTACGACGTGACGCAGGGGAAGATGACCTACGAGGAGCGCGAGACGACGCTCCCGAAGGTGGCGGAGACTATCGTGCGCGTGATGGCCCACCACCCCGACGAGAAGGGCATCGTCCACGCCCACAGCTACGACATCGCGGAGAAGCTCGCGGGCCAACTGGAGGATTTCGGGGTCGGCGACCGCGTGCGAACCCACGACTCGGACACCCGGGACGCCGAACTGGAGCGCTGGAAGGACAGCGACGATCCCGAGGTGTTCGTCGCGGTGAAGATGGAGGAAGCCCTCGACCTGAAGTACGACCTCGGGCGCTGGCAGGTGCTGTGCAAGGCGCCGTTCCTGAACACGAACGACTCGCGGGTGGCCGCGCGCCTCGCGGACGGCCAGTGGGCGTGGTACTACCGGACCGCGCTCCGCACCGTGATTCAGGGCTGCGGGCGCGTCGTCCGCGCGCCCGACGACCACGGCGCCACCTACGTCGCGGACGCCAGCATTCTGGACCTCTTCGACCGCGCGCGCACCGACATGCCGCCGTGGTTCCGCGACCAGGTGGACGCGATGACGACTCCCGACCTCCCCGAGCCTGACCCCGCGGCCGCGCTCGCCGGAATCACGGGCGAAATCGACCAAGTGGAGCCGACGTACGCCAGCGAGTCGAGTAGTGCGTCGAGTGCGTCGTCGAGCGCGAGGACGAGCGGGCGGAGCAATACGAGCGACGACCGGGACGGCGGCCGCAGTTCCGGCTCCGGGAGCCCGCTCGCTGACGTCTGGGACGCCGAGTAG
- a CDS encoding DUF5786 family protein, whose amino-acid sequence MSMGAYDEAEHERREAKTNNVEVADDDTRTTYEGSVEFEDGDSAEDLIDQFQQLQSN is encoded by the coding sequence ATGTCAATGGGTGCCTATGACGAGGCCGAGCACGAGCGCCGCGAAGCGAAGACCAACAACGTCGAGGTCGCCGACGACGACACCCGCACGACCTACGAGGGCTCCGTGGAGTTCGAGGACGGGGACTCCGCGGAGGACCTCATCGACCAGTTCCAGCAGCTGCAGTCGAACTAG
- a CDS encoding DUF7561 family protein, whose protein sequence is MSERCEGCGDSVRVAGGIGDIWTMDPTGTGGMTLEFTDVQESQSDSCSPSEARSDSEDDPEFFLCFDCIDALPDEPSAGDVAALD, encoded by the coding sequence ATGAGCGAGCGCTGTGAGGGCTGCGGGGACAGCGTCCGGGTCGCCGGCGGCATCGGCGACATCTGGACGATGGACCCCACGGGGACCGGCGGGATGACGCTGGAGTTCACCGACGTTCAGGAGTCGCAGAGCGACTCCTGCAGCCCATCAGAAGCGCGAAGCGATTCTGAGGACGACCCCGAGTTCTTCCTCTGTTTCGACTGCATCGACGCGCTCCCGGACGAGCCGAGCGCGGGCGACGTGGCGGCGCTGGATTAG
- a CDS encoding DUF6757 family protein: MQCHYCDRDADLTVEKGGLKVGVCEEHFQERLDELSDNEALQQLREQLEIERS; this comes from the coding sequence ATGCAGTGTCACTACTGCGACCGGGACGCGGACCTCACCGTCGAGAAGGGCGGCCTGAAGGTCGGCGTCTGCGAGGAGCACTTCCAGGAGCGGCTCGACGAGCTTTCCGACAACGAGGCCCTCCAGCAGCTCCGAGAGCAGCTCGAAATCGAACGGTCGTAG
- a CDS encoding DUF5789 family protein: MTLRETADVLASQSYPLTADELADRIGDHELSHPDGSESLESVIERTGESRFEDAQDATFAVYSALDAGAVGRVGYSDRDPTPMGTDGPGQVSF; the protein is encoded by the coding sequence ATGACGCTCCGAGAGACCGCCGACGTCCTCGCGTCGCAGAGCTACCCGCTGACCGCCGACGAGCTGGCCGACCGAATCGGGGACCACGAGCTCTCCCACCCCGACGGCTCCGAGAGCCTCGAATCCGTCATCGAGCGCACCGGCGAGTCGCGCTTCGAGGACGCACAGGACGCGACGTTCGCGGTGTACAGCGCGCTCGACGCCGGGGCGGTCGGCCGCGTCGGGTACAGCGACCGCGACCCCACGCCGATGGGGACGGACGGCCCCGGGCAAGTGTCGTTCTGA
- a CDS encoding thiol-disulfide oxidoreductase DCC family protein: MTEHPPRLVFDDDCGFCTWCAHFAERHGDVEIVGFSELSPDQLARLPADYERSAHLLTDDAVYSAGAAIEHTLAHDFPVLAPVFGALREVPGYVELREHLYRWGADNRDLLGKIVRDEPPARQ; the protein is encoded by the coding sequence ATGACCGAGCATCCGCCCCGGCTCGTCTTCGACGACGACTGCGGGTTCTGCACGTGGTGTGCGCACTTCGCCGAGCGTCACGGCGACGTCGAAATCGTGGGGTTCTCCGAGCTCTCCCCCGACCAGCTCGCGCGCCTCCCCGCCGACTACGAGCGCTCCGCGCACCTGCTCACCGACGACGCCGTCTACTCTGCGGGCGCTGCCATCGAGCACACGCTCGCCCACGACTTCCCGGTGCTCGCGCCGGTCTTCGGCGCGCTCCGCGAGGTGCCGGGCTACGTGGAACTCCGCGAGCACCTCTACCGCTGGGGCGCGGACAACCGCGACCTCCTCGGGAAAATCGTCCGCGACGAGCCGCCCGCCCGCCAGTAG
- a CDS encoding HD domain-containing protein yields MRAIKDSVHDWVEVDGVAEALLDTPAVQRLRHIKQLSTIRLVYPSANHTRFEHSLGVYHLADRALAHLDVTGARADTVRAAALLHDVGHGPYGHQTEGIIQRHLGRHHDDVAHLLVDGDIGAVLRDHGLDPERVAATVRGDGKLGQLVAGELDVDRMDYLVRDAHHTGVPYGTIDYGRLLRALTFRGDDLVLAEGNVATAESLLVGRALMNATVYRHHVSRIAGTMLDRAGERLLDAAAIDAEAFARMTDAELLGALREHDATADAARRITERDLYKRAVWAERGAVPGDVVDADYETVRAFEREIADTAGVPDGEVFVDNPGHPSMPESSARVVVGDELRPLDQQSPLVQGLQESQRVQWRFGVYAPDEHVPEVAAAAERVLGLDDVGDTTEQ; encoded by the coding sequence ATGCGCGCCATCAAGGACAGCGTTCACGACTGGGTGGAGGTCGACGGCGTCGCCGAAGCCCTGCTGGACACGCCCGCCGTCCAGCGCCTGCGCCACATCAAGCAGCTCTCGACGATTCGGCTCGTCTACCCCTCCGCGAACCACACGCGCTTCGAGCACTCGCTTGGCGTCTACCACCTCGCGGACCGCGCGCTCGCCCACCTCGACGTCACCGGCGCGCGCGCCGACACCGTGCGCGCCGCCGCGCTCCTCCACGACGTCGGCCACGGCCCCTACGGCCACCAGACCGAGGGCATCATCCAGCGCCACCTCGGCCGTCACCACGACGACGTCGCCCACCTCCTCGTGGACGGCGATATTGGGGCTGTACTCCGCGACCACGGCCTCGACCCCGAGCGAGTCGCCGCCACCGTCCGCGGCGACGGCAAACTCGGCCAGTTGGTCGCCGGGGAGCTAGACGTGGACCGGATGGACTACCTCGTGCGGGACGCCCACCACACCGGCGTCCCCTACGGCACCATCGACTACGGCCGGCTGCTGCGCGCGCTCACGTTCCGCGGCGACGACCTCGTGCTCGCCGAGGGCAACGTCGCCACCGCGGAATCGCTGCTTGTCGGGCGCGCGCTGATGAACGCGACCGTCTACCGCCACCACGTCTCCCGCATCGCCGGGACGATGCTGGACCGCGCGGGCGAGCGCCTCCTCGACGCGGCCGCCATCGACGCCGAGGCGTTCGCGCGCATGACCGACGCCGAACTCCTGGGCGCGCTCCGCGAGCACGACGCCACCGCCGACGCCGCTCGCCGCATCACCGAACGCGATCTCTACAAGCGCGCCGTCTGGGCCGAACGCGGTGCCGTCCCCGGCGACGTCGTGGACGCCGACTACGAGACCGTCCGCGCGTTCGAGCGCGAGATTGCCGACACCGCCGGCGTCCCCGACGGCGAGGTCTTCGTGGACAACCCCGGCCACCCGTCGATGCCCGAGTCCTCCGCGCGCGTCGTCGTCGGCGACGAACTCCGCCCGCTCGACCAGCAGTCCCCGCTCGTGCAGGGCCTGCAGGAGTCCCAGCGCGTCCAGTGGCGCTTCGGCGTCTACGCGCCCGACGAACACGTCCCCGAGGTCGCCGCGGCCGCCGAGCGCGTGCTCGGCCTCGACGACGTCGGCGACACCACCGAACAGTAG
- a CDS encoding DUF7530 family protein, with amino-acid sequence MGDGDRTQAVYGEAWVYESIVGAIPGVEVSDRTAVLVQFAGFEAVLLALAFAYDLPGTVVPGTAAVAVAAAGSAFMLSIGRQARNAGVPVRYRRLLFASSIEVVLGVVAYVALLTYLFVYDPRDGATLFAALLGERPPVLPAAFALLVLWDVCYRIGTGWWAAVVALWRSLSYEFDADTAAVVRAVDRRTLAFGALQSVLLPFVWTHPPLAVAVAGHVAAVVLVATGSLLAIKQDG; translated from the coding sequence ATGGGTGACGGCGACCGGACGCAGGCGGTCTACGGCGAGGCGTGGGTGTACGAGAGCATCGTCGGCGCGATTCCCGGCGTCGAGGTCTCCGACCGCACTGCTGTCCTCGTCCAGTTCGCGGGCTTCGAGGCGGTGTTGCTCGCGCTCGCGTTCGCGTACGACCTCCCCGGCACCGTCGTTCCGGGCACTGCGGCCGTCGCCGTCGCTGCCGCGGGGAGCGCGTTCATGCTCTCCATCGGCCGCCAAGCCCGCAACGCGGGCGTGCCGGTGCGCTACCGGCGGCTGCTGTTCGCGTCCAGCATCGAGGTGGTGCTGGGCGTCGTCGCGTACGTCGCCCTGCTCACGTACCTGTTCGTCTACGACCCGCGGGACGGTGCGACGCTGTTCGCGGCGCTGCTCGGCGAGCGGCCGCCCGTGCTGCCGGCGGCGTTCGCGCTGCTCGTGCTGTGGGACGTCTGCTACCGCATCGGCACGGGCTGGTGGGCGGCGGTCGTCGCGCTGTGGCGCTCGCTCTCCTACGAGTTCGACGCCGACACCGCCGCCGTCGTGCGCGCGGTCGACCGGCGGACACTGGCGTTCGGCGCGCTCCAGTCGGTGCTGTTGCCGTTCGTGTGGACGCACCCGCCGCTGGCGGTCGCCGTCGCCGGCCACGTCGCCGCGGTCGTGCTCGTCGCTACGGGGTCGCTGCTCGCGATAAAACAGGACGGCTAG